One window from the genome of Lachancea thermotolerans CBS 6340 chromosome B complete sequence encodes:
- the NDT80 gene encoding transcription factor NDT80 (similar to uniprot|P38830 Saccharomyces cerevisiae YHR124W NDT80 Meiosis-specific transcription factor required for exit from pachytene and for full meiotic recombination activates middle sporulation genes competes with Sum1p for binding to promoters containing middle sporulation elements (MSE)) — protein sequence MPDDANEETIQEFAYSLNAEDGLKDIAGGEVHDDLNEAIVENDSRGKVENSGGSERSAQQRRTGKRRKAHGRMRNFVYNQESSSSRPHCRGVLSAKEKSENNVETITHEDGSTSNYFDKRRLKIAPRSTLQFKIGPSFETVGRYCQVLGHRDKRPVNFMLRPRIDRGFDHIEDEWIGYKRNYFTLVTSFEVESLELPEFLNQSFEVDGVSGASSPLRPKYFAVRLMAVCDEDESQVSLVQHTAKRDKGPQFEPPILALVPATLPSHQIIREASNVRNESKMKKYDSLFFFYRNTDAQEFAPESVVHSYPKDRIKKVARYERVQFSSSINAKKQPNQCKHFKLRVVLGCVVDGQHLNQDSFCAYQGLDCLVENGTGTFVPILEMETPPLVIRGRSPSNYSAALATPSPKRAKACQNSISATRNSGPGKGVPTCGPLTRGTPRAVFKASEFQDSNEDGMQKRRGATKPLSFSSSNLKPSASVKTPDSNMPKKTPSSLTFSEKRLDMQTMSSIEAVMMRHLPHILERGSVVEGLDLLSKHCSDSSYTIGMRDIELTPFLLGTPQDFGGHHSTSGFESDVFGLGMSPEPAHPHSPSNACTIRETTKQLRPLRERKLNNKPASMDITFSGKPSSTNNDEATECTFSENSYQFHATINAKSSRGTANVPRSVEPNPMDISFRLNMGTDSASMPRPISNTGLASRRMLTASGKPSDIFGASELFDEPSFYRH from the coding sequence ATGCCAGATGATGCGAATGAGGAGACAATACAAGAGTTTGCATACAGCCTGAATGCCGAAGATGGGTTGAAGGACATTGCAGGAGGCGAGGTGCATGACGATCTCAATGAAGCTATTGTGGAAAACGACAGCCGCGGGAAAGTTGAAAATTCGGGGGGATCAGAGAGATCAGCACAGCAAAGAAGGACTGGGAAGCGTCGCAAGGCACATGGCCGAATGAGAAATTTTGTCTACAATCAAGAATCAAGCAGCTCACGTCCTCATTGCAGGGGGGTCTTGTCCGCAAAGGAAAAGAGTGAAAATAACGTCGAGACCATCACGCACGAAGACGGAAGCACGAGTAACTACTTCGATAAACGCAGACTCAAGATTGCCCCGCGCTCGACCCTGCAATTTAAGATAGGGCCATCGTTTGAGACTGTCGGGCGATATTGCCAAGTGCTGGGGCATCGTGACAAAAGGCCGGTGAATTTCATGCTGAGGCCTCGCATAGACCGTGGTTTCGACCATATTGAAGATGAATGGATCGGTTACAAACGCAATTACTTCACGCTGGTGACGTCTTTCGAGGTTGAAAGCCTAGAACTGCCGGAATTTTTGAATCAGTCCTTTGAAGTGGATGGGGTTTCAGGTGCGAGTAGCCCCCTAAGGCCAAAGTACTTTGCAGTGCGCCTCATGGCTGTGTGCGATGAGGATGAGTCACAAGTTAGCCTCGTGCAGCACACTGCGAAACGCGATAAAGGCCCGCAGTTCGAACCGCCCATCCTGGCATTGGTTCCCGCAACGCTACCCAGCCATCAGATCATTAGAGAAGCGTCGAATGTGAGAAACGAgtcgaagatgaagaaatatGACTCCTTATTCTTTTTCTACCGAAACACAGACGCGCAGGAATTCGCGCCTGAAAGCGTGGTACACAGCTATCCCAAGGACCGCATCAAAAAGGTTGCACGATATGAAAGGGTACAATTCTCTTCCTCTATTAACGCTAAAAAGCAGCCAAACCAGTGCAAGCACTTCAAGCTGCGCGTTGTCTTGGGCTGTGTGGTGGACGGGCAGCACCTAAATCAAGATTCGTTTTGCGCTTATCAGGGCCTCGATTGCCTTGTCGAAAACGGAACAGGCACTTTTGTGCCAATATTAGAGATGGAGACACCGCCTTTAGTTATTCGCGGTCGATCGCCTTCCAATTATTCCGCTGCCCTTGCAACCCCAAGTCCTAAGCGAGCAAAAGCTTGCCAGAATAGCATATCCGCAACAAGGAACAGTGGCCCTGGTAAAGGCGTCCCAACTTGTGGCCCCTTGACGCGTGGCACACCTCGCGCTGTATTCAAAGCATCAGAATTTCAAGATTCAAATGAGGATGGCATGCAGAAGCGCCGTGGTGCCACAAAGCCACTATCATTCAGTAGCTCCAACTTGAAGCCCTCGGCCAGCGTAAAGACTCCTGACTCGAATATGCCGAAGAAGACCCCGTCCTCACTGACGTTCTCTGAAAAGCGCCTAGATATGCAAACAATGTCATCTATTGAGGCCGTGATGATGAGGCATCTCCCGCATATCCTTGAAAGGGGATCTGTCGTTGAAGGTCTAGATTTATTATCCAAACACTGCTCTGACAGCTCGTACACAATCGGCATGAGGGACATTGAGCTGACGCCGTTTTTACTAGGAACGCCTCAAGACTTCGGTGGACATCATTCAACGTCgggttttgaaagtgatgTTTTCGGTCTAGGCATGAGCCCGGAGCCCGCACATCCACATTCCCCCAGCAATGCTTGCACGATCCGAGAAACTACGAAGCAACTGCGTCCACTCAGAGAACGCAAGCTCAATAATAAGCCTGCTTCCATGGATATTACTTTCTCAGGCAAGCCCTCATCAACAAACAACGATGAGGCCACTGAGTGTACTTTCTCGGAGAACTCGTACCAGTTTCATGCCACCATAAAtgcaaaaagttcaagggGCACGGCCAACGTACCGCGATCGGTTGAACCAAACCCCATGGACATCTCATTCCGTTTAAATATGGGCACTGATTCCGCAAGCATGCCTCGGCCAATTTCTAACACGGGGCTAGCATCGCGGCGTATGCTCACAGCAAGTGGCAAGCCATCGGATATCTTCGGGGCGAGCGAACTCTTCGACGAGCCTAGTTTCTATCGTCATTAA
- a CDS encoding uncharacterized protein (similar to uniprot|P53912 Saccharomyces cerevisiae YNL134C) yields MSVPKTMRAVVVDGDKAVVKRDVPVPKIFGTQMLVEIKAVAGNPTDWKHVDFHIAPQGSILGCDVAGVVKELGPDVDKTRFAVGDTITGIVHGGSVKFPQNGGFADYALVDSVLSYKLKLNPTKQATISHGSVESFEAAASLPVSLLTAGVVLDLHLGNKLVWEPKTPQHDFPVVLWGGATGVGLWLIQLAKQLNAYSKIVVVASKKHEEHLCHLGADEVFDYHDSDVIDQIKAKYGGFRHLVDCVATPETFQQTYSLASDSADAIVMTLMMYSEKDIPEPERKSNVKVDWALLYLVSGSEVPFGKMTVPARPEYRTAVAEFIKFSEGRVLDGRLIHPRIKVYEGGLDVVPQIMDDVKNGMNSGEKLVAKL; encoded by the coding sequence ATGTCAGTACCTAAAACCATGAGAGCAGTTGTTGTCGACGGTGACAAAGCCGTTGTCAAAAGAGATGTGCCCGTCCCAAAGATCTTCGGCACGCAGATGCTGGTCGAGATAAAAGCCGTGGCCGGCAACCCCACCGACTGGAAGCATGTCGACTTCCACATCGCGCCTCAGGGCTCGATTCTGGGATGCGACGTGGCAGGCGTGGTCAAGGAACTGGGCCCCGACGTCGACAAGACGAGGTTCGCGGTGGGCGACACCATCACCGGTATCGTGCACGGTGGCTCTGTGAAGTTCCCCCAAAACGGTGGTTTCGCGGATTACGCATTGGTGGACTCGGTGCTGAGCTacaagctgaagctcaacCCCACCAAGCAGGCGACAATCTCCCATGGAAGCGTCGAGAGCTTTGAGGCCGCTGCGTCGCTCCCAGTGTCGCTGCTGACTGCGGGCGTGGTCCTGGACCTGCATCTGGGCAACAAGCTGGTGTGGGAGCCAAAGACCCCTCAGCACGACTTCCCCGTGGTTCTATGGGGTGGTGCAACCGGTGTCGGCCTGTGGCTGATCCAGCTCGCGAAGCAGCTAAACGCGTACTCGAAGATTGTCGTGGTTGCGTCCAAGAAGCACGAGGAGCACCTGTGCCACCTCGGAGCGGACGAGGTCTTTGACTACCACGACTCCGACGTGATCGACCAAATCAAGGCAAAGTACGGCGGGTTCCGTCACTTGGTGGACTGCGTTGCGACCCCAGAGACCTTCCAGCAGACCTACAGCTTGGCGTCCGACTCCGCAGACGCCATCGTCATGACGTTGATGATGTACTCGGAGAAGGACATCCCGGAGCCCGAGCGCAAGAGCAACGTCAAGGTGGACTGGGCTCTTCTGTACTTGGTCTCGGGCTCGGAAGTGCCTTTCGGGAAAATGACAGTGCCAGCGCGGCCTGAGTACCGCACTGCGGTTGCGgagttcatcaagttctcCGAGGGACGCGTGCTCGACGGCCGTCTGATCCACCCTCGCATTAAGGTGTACGAGGGCGGTCTGGACGTTGTTCCCCAGATCATGGACGACGTCAAGAACGGCATGAACTCCGGCGAAAAACTGGTGGCCAAGCTTTAG
- the FYV6 gene encoding Fyv6p (weakly similar to uniprot|P53913 Saccharomyces cerevisiae YNL133C FYV6 Protein of unknown function required for survival upon exposure to K1 killer toxin proposed to regulate double-strand break repair via non-homologous end-joining), whose amino-acid sequence MSTRQENDLQSSRFVKEGNADIELQRQRERQESAKLDTDFRTKERLTLQDQLRLNAITKQEEFSSLVKDRNSFNRLSKQDVEFYESLQRRAQLENQSLEEFLEKNTREYDKKKAQVLAHESGRPESVPTRVQVPAKITKKRSMPSKNGIKGVIKKKKSKSNHEVPENRDHSKVETSKGSN is encoded by the coding sequence ATGTCCACAAGGCAGGAGAATGACTTGCAGAGTTCAAGGTTCGTCAAAGAGGGCAACGCAGATATTGAGCTGCAGAGGCAGCGTGAGCGTCAAGAGAGCGCTAAATTGGACACTGATTTTAGGACCAAAGAGCGCTTAACTCTACAGGACCAGCTGAGGCTCAACGCTATTacaaagcaagaagagttCAGCTCGCTAGTGAAAGACCGCAATAGCTTTAATCGACTTAGCAAACAGGACGTAGAGTTTTACGAGAGTCTGCAGAGGAGGGCGCAACTTGAAAATCAGagccttgaagaatttcTGGAGAAGAACACCCGAGAATatgacaagaaaaaggcgCAAGTGCTTGCTCACGAGAGCGGACGCCCAGAAAGCGTACCGACCAGAGTGCAAGTTCCTGCGAAGATTACCAAAAAGCGCAGCATGCCGTCCAAAAACGGCATCAAGGGCGTgataaagaaaaaaaaatccaaGAGCAACCATGAAGTACCCGAGAACCGCGACCATTCCAAGGTAGAAACCTCGAAGGGCTCCAATTAA
- the EAF7 gene encoding Eaf7p (some similarities with uniprot|P53911 Saccharomyces cerevisiae YNL136W EAF7 Subunit of the NuA4 histone acetyltransferase complex which acetylates the N-terminal tails of histones H4 and H2A): protein MSEPWSIEDDIRLFRWITEFKPAGMHKHFHMINILERMNKPELFPVVLLFDKQKSESKGLFTREELWAKLSKHYDLDMLDKVEDDHTGKEAGEAASVLPLSLRRVTKQQREFHLPWDEYGELILENAQGAMEEEQEEFENPEQSEISKERGETAESEELQGDTARKEEEAAEENMVADEKEHDEEPEPKPQDEELSERVPRRVTRSAAVAKPAGRITRSHGPADQASGVDGHESAPSEEPTNGETPVTGEEKEEDSAMGDLDGEKDKDKDESAQGAETPAEGEPAEAEEPEQPPSKRTRTTRSQPREAPAPAPASTAPAAGSASESRSARLGGAKESVSPPSETEPAEDAEQAAKAPPAKRSSSRVANRRRARR from the coding sequence ATGAGTGAACCTTGGAGTATCGAAGATGATATACGGCTTTTTCGGTGGATCACGGAGTTCAAGCCTGCGGGAATGCACAAGCACTTCCACATGATCAACATTCTGGAGCGGATGAACAAACCAGAGCTGTTCCCCGTTGTGCTTCTGTTTGACAAGCAAAAAAGCGAGAGTAAGGGTTTATTCACCCGGGAGGAACTCTGGGCGAAGCTGAGCAAGCACTACGACCTAGACATGCTGgacaaagttgaagatgacCACACTGGGAAAGAAGCAGGCGAGGCGGCATCAGTACTACCGCTGTCGCTGCGACGTGTTACAAAGCAGCAGCGGGAGTTCCATCTGCCGTGGGATGAGTACGGGGAGCTTATTTTGGAGAATGCGCAAGGCGCCATGgaggaagaacaagaagagttCGAAAACCCAGAACAATCAGAGATAAGCAAGGAACGTGGGGAGACCGCGGAAAGCGAAGAGCTGCAAGGGGACACTGCAcgaaaggaagaagaggcagCAGAGGAAAACATGGTTGCCGACGAAAAGGAGCACGACGAGGAACCGGAACCAAAGCCGcaggatgaagagctttcGGAGCGCGTTCCGCGCCGCGTCACAAGGTCTGCGGCTGTCGCTAAGCCAGCAGGCCGTATCACACGGTCGCATGGCCCTGCGGATCAGGCTTCTGGTGTCGATGGCCACGAGAGTGCACCTAGCGAAGAGCCCACCAACGGCGAAACCCCAGTAACgggagaagaaaaagaagaggataGCGCAATGGGCGACCTCGATGGAgagaaagacaaagacaaagacgAAAGCGCCCAAGGCGCAGAGACGCCGGCAGAGGGCGAGCCCGCGGAGGCCGAAGAACCCGAACAACCTCCTTCGAAGAGAACACGAACTACGAGAAGTCAGCCGCGCGAagcgcccgcgcccgcgccagCGTCCACGGCCCCTGCTGCTGGATCAGCCAGTGAGTCGCGGTCGGCGCGCTTGGGCGGCGCCAAGGAGTCGGTCTCGCCGCCCTCGGAGACAGAGCCGGCCGAGGACGCGGAGCAAGCCGCGAAGGCGCCTCCCGCAAAGCGGTCGAGCTCGCGCGTGGCCAACCGGCGCAGGGCCCGCCGCTGA
- the FPR1 gene encoding peptidylprolyl isomerase FPR1 (highly similar to uniprot|P20081 Saccharomyces cerevisiae YNL135C FPR1 Peptidyl-prolyl cis-trans isomerase (PPIase) binds to the drugs FK506 and rapamycin also binds to the nonhistone chromatin binding protein Hmo1p and may regulate its assembly or function) — protein sequence MSETIEGNVKIDRLSPGDGKTFPKTGDLVTIHYTGTLENGQKFDSSVDRGSPFQCNIGVGQVIKGWDAGIPKLSVGEKARLTIPGPYAYGPRGFPGLIPPNATLVFDVELLKVN from the coding sequence ATGTCCGAGACTATCGAAGGTAACGTCAAGATCGACAGACTGTCCCCAGGCGACGGCAAGACTTTCCCAAAGACCGGTGACCTCGTCACTATCCACTACACCGGCACCCTGGAAAACGGCCAAAAGTTCGACTCTTCTGTCGACAGAGGCTCCCCCTTCCAATGCAACATCGGCGTCGGCCAGGTCATCAAGGGCTGGGACGCGGGTATTCCAAAGCTCTCCGTTGGCGAGAAGGCGAGACTGACCATCCCTGGTCCTTACGCCTACGGTCCTAGAGGCTTCCCAGGTCTGATCCCTCCAAACGCCACCCTGGTTTTCGACGTCGAGCTGTTGAAAGTCAACTAA
- the KRE33 gene encoding ribosome biosynthesis protein KRE33 (highly similar to uniprot|P53914 Saccharomyces cerevisiae YNL132W KRE33 Essential protein of unknown function heterozygous mutant shows haploinsufficiency in K1 killer toxin resistance), protein MAKKAIDSRIPSLIRNGAQTKQRSFFVIVGDKARNQLPNLHYLMMSADLKMNKSVLWAYKKKLLGFTSHRKKREAKIKKEIKRGTREVNEQDPFETFISNQNIRYVYYKETEKILGNTYGMCILQDFEALTPNLLARTVETVEGGGIVVILLKSMTSLKQLYTMTMDIHSRYRTEAHSDVVARFNERFILSLGSNENCLVVDDELNVLPISGGKNVQPLPPKDEDEIPPRQQELIELKESLEDVQPAGSLVALSKTVNQAQAILNFIDAISEKNLNSTVALTAGRGRGKSAALGIAIAAAVSHGYSNIFVTSPSPENLKTLFEFIFKGFDALGYQEHMDYDIIQSTNPSFNKAIVRVDIKKSHRQTIQYIVPNDSHVLGQAELVVIDEAAAIPLPVVKNLLGPYLVFMASTINGYEGTGRSLSLKLIQQLRDQANSSGRETSETMVVSRDNKKQDFHASGRSLKEVVLDEPIRYAPGDPVEKWLNKLLCLDVTLIKNPRFAARGTPHPSECNLFVVNRDTLFSYHPVSETFLEKMMALYVASHYKNSPNDLQLMSDAPAHQLFVLLPPINPKDGGRIPDPLVVIQVALEGEISRDSVKSSLSRGQRAGGDLIPWLISQQFQDEEFPSLSGARVVRVATNPEYSSMGYGSRAIELLRDYYEGKFADLNENSKPASHELKRVNDQELSKTNLLKDEVKLRDAKTLPPLLLKLSEQPPHFLHYLGVSYGLTSSLHKFWKKNKFVPVYLRQTANDLTGEHTCVMLNVLEGRESHWLSEYANDFHKRFLSLLSYEFRKFSAVQALNVIESVKKANGLSGNAENKHAARPLTKEDIDQVLSPFDLKRLDSYANNLLDYHVIVDLLPLLSSLYFSGRMGSSVNLSSVQSAILLAVGLQRKSVDDVSKELNLPFNQAIAMFAKIIRKFSIYFREVVSQSIERSMPEAKDDNIAEMNGEEVTALDASSVMEKMDDDLEKAGTRALTAMQEKQKELINSLNLDKYAIDDNAEEWAQSKKDLDKAAKKNGTVAVKSNKKRKTENAEDIFNAEMSAVKKSSKKKPKK, encoded by the coding sequence ATGGCGAAAAAGGCGATCGACTCCCGTATCCCATCGCTTATAAGAAATGGTGCTCAAACCAAGCAGCGGAGCTTTTTCGTCATTGTGGGCGATAAAGCGCGTAACCAGTTGCCAAATCTGCACTACTTGATGATGAGTGCggacttgaagatgaaCAAGTCAGTCTTGTGGGCgtacaaaaagaagcttttgggCTTCACCTCGCACCGCAAAAAGAGAGAAGcgaagatcaagaaagagatcAAGCGCGGTACGCGTGAGGTCAATGAGCAGGATCCATTCGAAACCTTCATCTCGAACCAAAACATTAGATACGTTTACTACAAGGAAACCGAGAAGATTCTGGGTAACACATATGGTATGTGTATTCTGCAAGATTTCGAGGCTCTAACCCCTAACCTCCTTGCACGTACCGTGGAAACTGTCGAAGGTGGGGGCATCGTCGTCATTTTACTGAAATCGATGACTTCGCTGAAGCAGCTGTATACCATGACCATGGATATACATTCCCGCTACAGAACAGAGGCCCACAGCGACGTGGTTGCTAGGTTCAACGAGCGGTTTATTTTATCCCTGGGCTCCAACGAAAACTGCCTCGTGGTCGACGACGAACTCAACGTGCTTCCAATCTCTGGGGGCAAGAACGTCCAGCCCCTTCCTCCcaaggacgaggacgagatCCCACCGAGACAACAGGAGCTTATTGAGCTAAAGGAGTCTTTGGAGGATGTACAACCCGCTGGTTCCCTCGTAGCACTGTCGAAGACCGTCAATCAAGCTCAGGCTATTCTGAACTTTATCGATGCTATTTCCGAGAAAAACTTGAATTCGACAGTTGCGCTTACGGCCGGAAGAGGTAGAGGTAAATCTGCAGCGTTGGGTATTGCGATTGCAGCCGCAGTCTCTCATGGGTACTCCAACATTTTTGTCACCTCTCCATCTccagaaaacttgaagactCTATTCGAGTTCATATTCAAAGGTTTCGATGCTCTTGGATACCAGGAGCATATGGACTATGACATCATTCAGTCCACTAACCCAAGCTTTAACAAGGCAATTGTGAGAGTTGATATAAAGAAGAGCCACAGACAGACCATTCAGTACATTGTGCCCAATGACTCCCACGTGTTAGGACAAGCAGAGCTTGTTGTCATAGATGAGGCAGCGGCTATTCCGCTTCCTGTGGTTAAGAACCTTTTGGGTCCATATTTGGTGTTTATGGCATCGACAATTAACGGTTACGAGGGTACCGGTCGGTCCCTATCTCTAAAATTGATCCAGCAGCTTAGAGACCAGGCCAACTCCTCCGGCAGAGAGACTTCAGAGACGATGGTTGTGTCAagagacaacaaaaaacagGATTTCCACGCATCCGGGAGGTCATTGAAGGAggttgttcttgatgagcCTATCAGATACGCGCCTGGTGATCCCGTTGAGAAATGGCTGAACAAACTTCTTTGTCTAGACGTCACCTTAATTAAAAATCCAAGGTTTGCCGCTAGAGGAACTCCTCATCCATCGGAATGTAACCTGTTTGTTGTGAACAGGGATACGTTGTTCTCTTATCACCCAGTATCAGAGACCTTCCTGGAGAAAATGATGGCACTATATGTGGCGTCACACTACAAGAATTCACCGAATGATCTGCAACTCATGAGCGATGCCCCAGCACACCagctctttgttcttctACCACCAATCAATCCAAAGGATGGCGGAAGAATCCCGGATCCTCTTGTTGTTATTCAGGTCGCTTTGGAAGGTGAAATCTCTAGAGATAGCGTAAAGTCTTCGCTTTCGCGTGGCCAGAGAGCAGGTGGCGACCTTATCCCATGGCTGATTTCTCaacagtttcaagatgaaGAGTTCCCAAGCTTGAGTGGTGCTCGCGTTGTTCGCGTGGCCACTAACCCAGAGTACTCTTCGATGGGCTACGGGTCTAGAGCtattgagcttttgagagaCTACTACGAAGGCAAATTTGCCGATCTTAACGAAAATTCGAAGCCTGCATCGCATGAACTAAAAAGAGTCAACGATCAggagctttcaaagaccaATCTCTTAAAGGACGAAGTCAAACTGAGAGATGCCAAAACACTTCCGCCTTtattgttgaagctttctgaGCAGCCTCCTCACTTCTTGCATTACCTGGGCGTTTCCTATGGACTGACAAGCAGCCTTCacaagttttggaaaaagaaTAAGTTTGTGCCAGTATACTTACGCCAAACTGCTAACGATTTGACCGGGGAGCACACTTGCGTAATGCTCAACGTCCTTGAAGGGAGAGAGTCTCACTGGTTGTCAGAGTATGCCAATGACTTTCACAAACGTTTCCTCTCTCTGCTTTCCTATGAATTTAGGAAGTTTAGCGCGGTTCAAGCGCTCAATGTGATTGAAAGCGTTAAAAAGGCAAACGGCTTGTCTGGTAACGCAGAGAACAAGCACGCAGCTCGTCCTCTAACGAAAGAGGACAttgatcaagttctttctccCTTCGATCTCAAGAGACTCGACAGCTACGCTAACAACTTACTAGATTATCATGTCATTGTTGACCTCTTGCCACTGCTGTCATCACTTTACTTCTCAGGCCGCATGGGCAGCAGTGTTAATCTCTCCAGCGTCCAAAGTGCGATTTTGCTAGCTGTTGGCCTTCAACGGAAAAGCGTCGATGATGTCTCTAAGGAACTGAACCTCCCATTCAATCAAGCTATTGCAATGTTCGCAAAGATCATAAGGAAATTTTCAATATATTTCCGCGAGGTTGTGAGTCAGTCCATCGAACGTTCTATGCCAGAAGCCAAAGATGACAACATTGCAGAAATGAATGGCGAAGAAGTTACTGCTTTGGATGCTTCCAGTGTTATGGAAAAAATGGACGATGACCTCGAAAAAGCCGGTACACGCGCTCTCACTGCCATGCAGgagaaacagaaagaactCATCAATTCACTCAACCTAGACAAGTACGCCATTGATGACAATGCTGAAGAATGGGCTCAGTCCAAAAAGGATCTCGACAAGgctgccaagaagaacGGGACAGTTGCTGTAAAGTCGAataagaagagaaaaacGGAAAACGCTGAAGATATCTTCAACGCTGAAATGAGCGCCGtcaaaaagtcatcaaagaaaaaacccAAGAAATGA
- the TOM22 gene encoding Tom22p (similar to uniprot|P49334 Saccharomyces cerevisiae YNL131W TOM22 Translocase of Outer Mitochondrial membrane Mitochondrial import receptor complex protein), producing the protein MVELTEVREENISFEEEKVPSSSFSRQDTTAEHESSDEFSSDDEYDEEETFLERLVALKDIIPPRQRQTISNVFNVTVSAVRNTFSKSGNVAWAVTTSALLLGVPLSLSILAEQQLIEMEKSFDLQKDANEILVQGDATPAPAIA; encoded by the coding sequence ATGGTTGAATTGACTGAAGTTAGAGAAGAGAACATTtctttcgaagaagaaaaggtaCCATCCAGTTCCTTCAGCAGACAGGACACTACAGCCGAACATGAATCTTCTGATGAATTCTCCAGTGATGACGAGTATGACGAGGAGGAAACTTTCCTAGAGAGATTggtggctttgaaagacatAATTCCCCCAAGACAGAGACAGACCATTTCAAACGTTTTCAATGTCACAGTCTCCGCGGTCAGAAACaccttctcaaaaagtGGAAACGTAGCATGGGCTGTCACAACTTCTGCCCTCTTGTTAGGTGTACCTCTATCGCTATCGATCCTTGCCGAACAACAGCTCATTGAGATGGAGAAGAGTTTTGACCTCCAAAAGGACGCTAACGAGATTTTGGTGCAGGGAGACGCCACACCGGCTCCCGCTATCGCCTAA
- the ANS1 gene encoding Ans1p (similar to uniprot|P43497 Saccharomyces cerevisiae YKL096W-A CWP2 major constituent of the cell wall containing GPI-anchor, plays a role in stabilizing the cell wall, low pH resistance protein), whose amino-acid sequence MQFSTVAFAAASVAVVSAASTVQAISQIGDGQIQATTSAPATEPTTAPTTTASWTSSGNATIPTQTENGAAAMGSGFVAMAGLAAAGALLI is encoded by the coding sequence ATGCAATTCTCCACTGTCGCTTTCGCTGCCGCCTCCGTCGCCGTCGTTTCCGCCGCCTCCACCGTCCAGGCCATCTCCCAGATCGGTGACGGTCAGATCCAGGCTACCACCTCCGCTCCAGCCACTGAGCCAACCACCGCTCCAACCACCACCGCTTCCTGGACCAGCTCCGGCAACGCCACCATCCCAACTCAGACCGAGAACGGTGCTGCTGCCATGGGCTCTGGCTTCGTCGCCATGGCCGGTTTGGCCGCCGCCGGTGCTTTGCTGATCTAA